ATGCGCGCAAGCAAACATCGCGCCGGTGCGTCCAAACCCGGTAGCAACCTCGTCGGCGACAACCAGCGCACCAGCTTCCCTCGCCGTCGTCGCCAGTTCGCTTAGGAAGCGTGTCGAATGGGCCCACATTCCGGCCGCTCCCTGCATCAACGGTTCCACGACCAGGGCAGCTACCCGCTCGCCCTCGCGCTCAAAGAGCTGCCGTGCCCGGCGCAGGGCCTCGACTTCGGCGGCCTGCGGCTCCATCCCCTGATATAGGCGCAAGACGTGTGGCGGCTGGAGCTTCAAGGCCTCAAACAGCAGGCCGCGCAAAGGGCGATGAAAGAGATGGTTGTAGCCCAGGCTGACGGCGCCCAGGGTGTCGCCATGGTAGGAATCGGTCAGGGTAACGAAGCGCGAGCGCTCGGGCTGACCGCGATGGTGCCAATACTCGACCGCCATCCGTAGCGCAACTTCCACCGCCTCGGCACCCGAATCGGAATAGAAAACTCGAGTTAGACTCTTAGGCGCCAGACCGATCAGTCGCTCGGCCAGCTCGATCGCCGGTACATTGGTCAACCCCAGCATCGTGGAGTGGGCGACCTTGGCGCTTTGCTCCATCAAGGCTCGGTCCAGGGCTGGTTTACGATGGCCATGGACGTTGCACCATAGCGAAGCGACCCCATCGAGGTAGCGCCGGCCCTTGGTATCGATGAGATAATTGCCCTCGGCGCGTTCGATAATCAGAGGCTCCTGCGCCATCCAACTTTGCATTTGGGTGAACGGGTGCCACAGATAGCGCTGATCGGCGGCGGCCAGGCGGTTGGTGTCGGCGGTTTGGCTCATCGCTGGTTTAACCCCAGCTCGCGCGCGCATTGGGTGAAAGCCTGCGCTGCCTGCTCGAGATCCTGGCGACTGTGTGTGGCGATGGGGGTCACGCGCAGGCGTGCCGTACCCGGCGGTACGGTGGGAGGACGGATCGCGACCACAAAGACGTTGCGCGCCAGCAGAGCTTGTTCCAAATCCAGCGCGGCTTGGGCGGATCCGATCAGCACCGGGAGAATGGGAGTATCGGTGGCCATCACGGTAAACCCGGCATCTTTAAGCCGCTCCTTCAAATACGCGGCGTTGTCCCACAGTTGCCGGATGCGCTCGGGTTGTTGCTCAAGCAGTTCGAGTGCGGCGCTTGCCGCCGCGGCCATCGCCGGCGCCAAGCCGGTAGTATAGATGAAACCGCGGGCGCGATTGATAAGAAATTCGACTAGCCGCTCCGAGCCCGCCACGTAGGCACCGTAGCTGCCCAACGCCTTGCTCAAGGTCCCCATCTGAACGTCGATATGCGCCTGCAACCCCAGGGCCGCGGCCAGCCCGGCTCCGCCCGGGCCGAGGACGCCGACCGCGTGGGCCTCATCGATCATGACCGCGGCGTTGAAACGACGGGCCAGCTCCACGATGTCGGCCAGTGGTGCCACATCGCCGTCCATGCTGAAGACGGAGTCCGTGATAATCAGGCGGCGGCGGGCACCGCGCGCATCTTGAAGCAAAACTTTTAGGTGGTCGAGATCGCGATGGCGGTAAACGCGCACCGTGGCGTGCGCCAGGCGACATCCATCGATCAGGCTGGCGTGGTTGAGTTCGTCGCTCAAAATAATATCGTTGCTCCCGGCCAAAGCGGGAATAACGCCGATATTGGCCAGATAACCGGAGCCGAACACCAGCGCCGCCTGGGTGCCCTTAAGGCGCGCCAGCCGCTGTTCCAGTTCGCGGCACAATTCCAGGCTGCCCGCGACCAGGCGAGATGCCGCGGCGCCCACTCCCCAGCGTTCGATCGCGCCGGTGGCAGCGCGCTTGAGCGCGGGTTCGGCGGCTAGCCCTAGATAGTTATTGGAAGATAGCATGATAACGGTTCGGCCCTGGTAACTGACCCGTGGACCGTGCGCACTTGCAAGCGGGCGCAGCCGGCGCAGCAGCGCGGCCGCTCGCAGATCTTCAAGTTCAAGTTCAAGTTGCTGTTCGAATGAACCCATCTCAAGCATGGTCGATCTCAAGCCGGCCCCCCTCTTGCATCTCCCCCTGGCAATGCCTTGATGATTAAGGAAAGCGCCGCCACTTATGCAGGCGGCTGCTGTCAACCTCGCCGGGACTATCTTCAGAACAGATTTTTTTCGCTGTCCTGCTGAAGGCCAGCATAGCCGCTTACACCGTCTGCGCCAAAGGCGGCGTGGAACCCAGCAAAAGGCGCGGCTGGACAGCCTCCGGCAGCGGCGAAATTATCGCCATTCTTGAACTAAGAGCGGCAGCATGCGATGCTCCGTTTTTACCGGTGTGTGTTAGGGGTTGACCGCTAAGCCTGGCGATCGCGCTTGGGTCAGCCGAACTTTACGGGAGGACGATGCGATGAATTACACCAAGGCTCATGCCAAAGATCACGCGCTAGCCAATTGGCGCGGGGTGTGCAACGTCATCCTACCCAGCTTCAGCGCCGACTTGAAACGGCTCAACGAGAAAGCGATTCGCCATGACGTGCGGCGCAATATCGAGCATGGCTTTTGGGGCGCCCTGTTGGTGTCCGAATGTGCCACCACCGCGGCGGAATATCGCCGCTTCATGGAAATCGCGGTGGATGAGGCCAAGGGACGCCATCGCTTCCTGATGCACGGCACCTTCGACACTGCCGAAGACATAATCGCGATGGCGCGCGATGCCGAAGCGATTGGGATGGAAGGGCTGTTGCTGGGCCATCCCAATTCCTTCTACCCCAAAAGTGAAGAGCAGCTCTACGACTATCTGGCCCACGTCTGCAACCACACCAATCTGGCGGTGGTGCTGTTTGCCGCCTCCCACTGGAACTTCAGCCGGCTGCATCCCAGCGGCTATCCGCCCCGCGCGCTGGCGCGCGCGGCGGCCTTGCCCAACGTGGTCGCCATCAAATACGAGGTCGGGCGTCCTGGAATTGCCGGCGATTACGAGATGTGGAAGATGCTCAAGGGACAGCGGGTCCTATTCTCCGATCCCCTGGAGGCCCATTCGCCGCTGACCGTGGAACTCTTTGGCCAGCAATGGATGGGCACCAGCAATTACGAGTACTGGGGCGGCGCGGTACCAGAATACTTCGGCCTGCTCAACCAGGGCCATTTCGACCGCGCGATGGAAATATATTGGGGTATCAATCCTGCCCGCGCGGCCCGTGTCGCGATTCAGGCCACTTTCGGCGGCGCCAATTTCATCCATCGCTACCTGTGGAAGTACCAAGCCTGGCTGCAAGGTTATAACGGCGGGCCGATGCGCCAGCCAGTGATGAAGCTGACTGACGCCCAGATGCGCGCTGTGCGCGATCCGTTGACTCGCTCGGGCTTTACCGTGGCCGACGAAGCCCCGGCTGATTTCTATCTGGGGCGCAATCCCGAGTAGACCGGAGTTTTTCCATGGGGCTGATCTCGACCAAGACTTACGAAGACCTGCTGGGCGACGCCCTGGAGGCGCTGCTCTCCAAGGGAACCGCCACGCTGGAGGACTTCGCGCGCGGGCTCAACGAGGGCAACGTGCGTGGGCCCAACGGGCAGGCGTGGACGGCCGAATTGCTGGCGGCGGAGCTCAGGCGGCTGGGCAATTAAGGAGTGGCGGGCGGTTCCCGCCAGCGTGCCGCCTGGTTCTGGAGACAATCGATGGCTACGACTATTACGACGGTCGAGGAGCGATTGGAGAGCGGGCTGCTCAACCTATGGTACCAGGTGGCGCGCTCAAGCGAGGTTACCGATCGGCCGGTGGCCCTGCGCCGCTTACAACGCGACTTGGTGCTCTGGCGCGGCGATCAGGGGCAACTCAATGTCCTGGAGGACTTCTGTCCGCATCGCGGCGCCCCCTTGTCGTTGGGCCAGGTGGTCCAAGGCAACGTGATGTGCCCCTATCACGGGGTGCAAGTCACCGGTGCCGGGATCGTAGCCGCGGTCCCGCCCTCACCGGGCTGCCCGATGGTTGGGCAGAAACTGGTGCGCAACTACCCGGTGCGGGAGCAGGCCGGCGCGATCTTCGTTTATTTCGCCGAAGATCCCAATGCCGAGGCCCCCGAACCGATTTTCCCCGAGGAGTTGACCTCGCCCCAGTGGGATCAGTTTTTGTACGCCGCGGTCTGGCGCTGCAACTGGCAAGTGACGATGGACAATCGCACCGATCCGGTTCACGGCAGTTATCTGCATACCGGAACCTTTACGCTGGATCGTGGGCGCAAGGACACGGTGCTCAAGGTCGAGCCCACTGCTCACGGGTTCCAGACCTATCGCGACAATCAGCGCGGTGTAAACCTGGATTGGCATGAGGTGATATTCCATCCCGGTAACAGTTTCTGGATTCGCACTGAAGTACCCTATCCGCCGGCGTTCGGTGGTGGTTCCTTCTTTATCGTAGGCCATCCCACGCCTATCGATCGCGACGCGACCCTGGTAAATCTCTGGCGTACGCGCAAAGTTTCGGGTTGGCAGCGTGATCTGTGGCGCTTCATGTACAAAAACCGCCTCAAGCAGCGCAACGACGAGGTGGTCGAGCAAGACCGGGTGCTGCTGGAGGCGATTCCGCCTGCAGCGCGGACGCGCGAACGACTGTTCCAAACCGATACCGCCGTGATTCGCATGCGCCGCATGCTGCGAGCCGAAGCGATGCGTCAACTGGGAATTTCGGCATCCGGACCGGAGCAGGCCGCCGCCATGGCGGCTTTGGGGCAGGAGGGCTAGGGCCGTGAATGTCGGATGTATAGGGACGGGCCGGATGGGCAGCCGGATGGCCCGCCGGCTGGTGGATGGGGGCAACAAGGTTTTTATCTACGATGTCAGTCCGGCCAACTATCCTGCGCTGGTAAGCGCTGGTGCCACGGTTTGCGCCACGCCCGCCGCGCTCGCCGCGCAGGTCGATTTTGTCGTTACCAGCGTACCCGGCCCGCCCGAAGTCGAGGCCGCGATCACCGGTGCCGACGGCGTTTTGCAAGGCGCTCGCGCGGGGACCCTGGTTATCGAGACCAGCACGATCGGCCCGGCTCAGAGCCGCGAATTAGCGCGCCGATGCGCGCAGCACGGCGTGAAATTCATCGACGCCTCGGTAAGCGGAGGGGTCGGACCCGCCGAACGGGGCACGCTGACCGCGATGATTGGCGGCGAGCGGGCCGATTTCGAGGCCGCACTGCCGGTGCTACGTTGCTTGGCCAAGGGGATCCATCATCTAGGACCGCTGGGCAGTGGCAACGTGGCCAAGTTGATCAACCAAATCGTATTCCTGTCCTACGTCGCGCTGTTTTGCGAGGCTGCCGGCCTCGGGCGCGATTGTGGCCTAGATATTCCCGAGCTGGTTGAAGTCTTGCGCACCTCGGTCGCGGGCTCTCCGCTCATGACCGGCTGGGAACGCCATCTGGAAACCGGCGACCTCAAACCCGGCTTTCAGGTGAAGCGAGTGCTCAAGGATTTGGGGCTGGGCGCCGAGTTATGTCGCGAGCAGAACTATGATGCACCCATCTTTCAGACCGCGCTGCGCGCCTTTCGCGCCGCCGCCGAGGCGGGTTTCGCCGACCAGGACATGAGCGCACTCTTCCTGCGCAAGTCCTGAGCGGGAAACGACAAAGGCGGCTGACCAATGGCCTACCGCCTTTGTCGATGAAGAATTCCGAGCGAACGCTTACTTAGCTTGGATCGATTCGATATAAGCGACAATTGGATCGATGTAGCGCCGGATGGCAGCCGGCGTGCGCGGGGGTTGCCCGGGTCGAATATTGCCCGTGCGGAATACCTGTCCCCAAATCGGCATCTCGCGCGTGCCGTGCGATTTGCTTACTTGGGCGCCGGTGATGGTGTCATACACGTACTTGGTTGGGAACTTGCCGCCATGCGTGGCCGAAAGCTGGGTCAGGTCGGCAGGCTTGGTCTTAAGTTGATCAGCCATCGGCCCATCTCCCGTCCCACTCATTCCGTGGCAAGGCGCGCAATATTGCCGAAACTCCAGCCGCCCCGTGGTAACCCGTCCGCTGGTCATCTGCACCGGAGCGTGGCCAGCCTGAGCTAGCGCTGGTGTCGGGAGTGCAGCGGCAACCAGCAACGCCAGTGCGATTAGCGCGGGTCCGCCCAGTCGTTTAAGTTGATATGCCACCATTTGCCTCATCTCCGTGCGATGGTTAAAGGAGTCGGCCAAGCTTGCTTGCGCTGCCTCATCATATCTACTTGTCTACTTGGCTTGAATCGATTCAATATAAGACACGATCGGATCGATATAGCGTTTGACCGCGGCTGGGGTGCGGGGGCGTTGT
This is a stretch of genomic DNA from Candidatus Binataceae bacterium. It encodes these proteins:
- a CDS encoding aminotransferase class III-fold pyridoxal phosphate-dependent enzyme, coding for MSQTADTNRLAAADQRYLWHPFTQMQSWMAQEPLIIERAEGNYLIDTKGRRYLDGVASLWCNVHGHRKPALDRALMEQSAKVAHSTMLGLTNVPAIELAERLIGLAPKSLTRVFYSDSGAEAVEVALRMAVEYWHHRGQPERSRFVTLTDSYHGDTLGAVSLGYNHLFHRPLRGLLFEALKLQPPHVLRLYQGMEPQAAEVEALRRARQLFEREGERVAALVVEPLMQGAAGMWAHSTRFLSELATTAREAGALVVADEVATGFGRTGAMFACAH
- the bioF gene encoding 8-amino-7-oxononanoate synthase, yielding MGSFEQQLELELEDLRAAALLRRLRPLASAHGPRVSYQGRTVIMLSSNNYLGLAAEPALKRAATGAIERWGVGAAASRLVAGSLELCRELEQRLARLKGTQAALVFGSGYLANIGVIPALAGSNDIILSDELNHASLIDGCRLAHATVRVYRHRDLDHLKVLLQDARGARRRLIITDSVFSMDGDVAPLADIVELARRFNAAVMIDEAHAVGVLGPGGAGLAAALGLQAHIDVQMGTLSKALGSYGAYVAGSERLVEFLINRARGFIYTTGLAPAMAAAASAALELLEQQPERIRQLWDNAAYLKERLKDAGFTVMATDTPILPVLIGSAQAALDLEQALLARNVFVVAIRPPTVPPGTARLRVTPIATHSRQDLEQAAQAFTQCARELGLNQR
- a CDS encoding dihydrodipicolinate synthase family protein, encoding MNYTKAHAKDHALANWRGVCNVILPSFSADLKRLNEKAIRHDVRRNIEHGFWGALLVSECATTAAEYRRFMEIAVDEAKGRHRFLMHGTFDTAEDIIAMARDAEAIGMEGLLLGHPNSFYPKSEEQLYDYLAHVCNHTNLAVVLFAASHWNFSRLHPSGYPPRALARAAALPNVVAIKYEVGRPGIAGDYEMWKMLKGQRVLFSDPLEAHSPLTVELFGQQWMGTSNYEYWGGAVPEYFGLLNQGHFDRAMEIYWGINPARAARVAIQATFGGANFIHRYLWKYQAWLQGYNGGPMRQPVMKLTDAQMRAVRDPLTRSGFTVADEAPADFYLGRNPE
- a CDS encoding recombinase-like helix-turn-helix domain-containing protein, translated to MGLISTKTYEDLLGDALEALLSKGTATLEDFARGLNEGNVRGPNGQAWTAELLAAELRRLGN
- a CDS encoding aromatic ring-hydroxylating dioxygenase subunit alpha, whose product is MATTITTVEERLESGLLNLWYQVARSSEVTDRPVALRRLQRDLVLWRGDQGQLNVLEDFCPHRGAPLSLGQVVQGNVMCPYHGVQVTGAGIVAAVPPSPGCPMVGQKLVRNYPVREQAGAIFVYFAEDPNAEAPEPIFPEELTSPQWDQFLYAAVWRCNWQVTMDNRTDPVHGSYLHTGTFTLDRGRKDTVLKVEPTAHGFQTYRDNQRGVNLDWHEVIFHPGNSFWIRTEVPYPPAFGGGSFFIVGHPTPIDRDATLVNLWRTRKVSGWQRDLWRFMYKNRLKQRNDEVVEQDRVLLEAIPPAARTRERLFQTDTAVIRMRRMLRAEAMRQLGISASGPEQAAAMAALGQEG
- a CDS encoding NAD(P)-dependent oxidoreductase is translated as MNVGCIGTGRMGSRMARRLVDGGNKVFIYDVSPANYPALVSAGATVCATPAALAAQVDFVVTSVPGPPEVEAAITGADGVLQGARAGTLVIETSTIGPAQSRELARRCAQHGVKFIDASVSGGVGPAERGTLTAMIGGERADFEAALPVLRCLAKGIHHLGPLGSGNVAKLINQIVFLSYVALFCEAAGLGRDCGLDIPELVEVLRTSVAGSPLMTGWERHLETGDLKPGFQVKRVLKDLGLGAELCREQNYDAPIFQTALRAFRAAAEAGFADQDMSALFLRKS